A stretch of Aythya fuligula isolate bAytFul2 chromosome 1, bAytFul2.pri, whole genome shotgun sequence DNA encodes these proteins:
- the ASB9 gene encoding ankyrin repeat and SOCS box protein 9: MDYEGTSQNTSKSQGTGGQASATSPSLLLMRDFVSDWSPLHDASIHGRLLTLKKLISQGSDVNLVTTDQVSPLHEACLGGHAACASVLLKHGAKVNGVTVDWHTPLFSACVSGSVACLNLLLQHGASLHPPCDLASPIHEATKRGHVQCVDILASHGVNIDHNIKHLGTPLYVACENQQVDCARKLLESGANVNSGKGLESPLHAAARSCSAELVTLLIDFGADIWAKNAKSKRPMELVPPGSPLGRLFLQKEGPLSLMHLCRLSIRRCFGHKQHQKITDLLLPDELKRFLLHV; this comes from the exons ATGGATTATGAGGGAACAAGTCAAAACACCAGTAAATCACAAGGAACTGGGGGCCAGGCGTCTGCAACGTCTCCATCATTGCTGCTGATGAGGG ACTTTGTTTCAGACTGGTCTCCTTTACATGATGCCTCTATCCATGGGCGCCTGCTTACTCTAAAGAAACTCATCAGCCAG gGGAGTGATGTTAATCTTGTTACAACAGACCAGGTGTCTCCTCTCCATGAAGCCTGCCTAGGTGGTCATGCTGCTTGTGCCAGTGTCCTATTAAAACACGGTGCTAAG gtGAATGGAGTGACTGTTGACTGGCACACTCCTTTGTTCAGTGCCTGTGTCAGTGGCAGTGTGGCTTGCTTGAATTTACTGCTGCAACACGGAGCCAGCCTGCACCCGCCCTGTGACTTAGCATCCCCCATACACGAAGCCACTAAGAGAG GTCATGTGCAATGTGTCGACATCCTCGCATCCCATGGGGTGAACATAGATCATAACATCAAGCATCTGGGTACTCCACTTTATGTAGCTTGTGAGAACCAGCAAGTCGACTGTGCCAGGAAGCTGCTTGAGTCAg GAGCAAATGTGAACAGCGGCAAGGGCCTCGAGTCCCCACTGCATGCGGCCGCCAGGAGTTGCAGTGCAGAGTTGGTGACGCTGCTGATTGACTTTGGAGCAGACATTTGGGCAAAGAATGCCAAAAGCAAGAGGCCGATGGAGCTGGTTCCACCTGGAAGCCCCTTGGGTCGACTGTTCCTGCAGAAAGAAG GGCCACTGTCCTTGATGCATTTGTGCCGCCTGTCCATCAGGAGGTGCTTTGGACACAAGCAGCACCAGAAAATAACTGATCTTCTCCTCCCAGATGAGCTGAAACGTTTTCTTCTCCATGTTTAA